Proteins encoded within one genomic window of Cucumis sativus cultivar 9930 chromosome 3, Cucumber_9930_V3, whole genome shotgun sequence:
- the LOC101212615 gene encoding sucrose-phosphatase 1 — protein MERLSASAHLMIVSDLDHTMVDHHDSENFSLLRFNTLWEANYRHNSLLVFSTGRSPTLYKELRKEKPMLTPDITIMSVGTEITYGLSMEPDVGWVEVLNQKWDKNIVVEEASKFSELTPQAESEQRPHKVSFYTQKDKAQAVTKALSESLEKRGLDVKIIYSGGIDLDILPQGAGKGQALAYLHKKFKSIGKLPNSTLVCGDSGNDAELFSIPDVFGVMVSNAQEELLQWHAENAKNNSKIIHASERCAAGIIQAIGHFNLGPNISLRDVKDFLDSKLETKSIGYEVVKFYLFYEKWRRAEVEESCLDHLKKSFNPSGVFIHPSGLEQSLADSLSSIQKQYGDSQGKQYRVWVDRVLPTKISPDSWLVKFDKWELSGKEQLCCRTTVILSSKDSNAAGEFVWLHIHQTWLEGSKSELSSTWLF, from the exons ATGGAGAGGCTTAGCGCTTCAGCACATCTCATGATAGTTTCAGACCTTGATCACACCATG GTCGATCATCATGATTCTGAGAATTTTTCTCTGTTGAGGTTTAATACATTGTGGGAAGCCAATTATCGTCACAATTCTCTCCTTGTTTTCTCAACCGGCAGATCCCCTACACTGTACAAAGAGCTGAGGAAAGAGAAACCTATGTTAACTCCTGACATTACCATAATGTCTGTAGGAACCGAGATAACGTATGGTCTCTCAATGGAACCAGATGTGGGGTGGGTTGAAGTTCTAAATCAGAAATGGGATAAGAACATAGTCGTCGAGGAAGCAAGCAAGTTTTCCGAACTTACTCCACAG GCAGAATCAGAGCAACGGCCACATAAGGTTAGCTTCTATACTCAGAAAGACAAGGCTCAGGCTGTAACAAAGGCCCTTTCTGAGTCACTGGAGAAACGCGGG TTGGATGTAAAAATAATCTACAGTGGAGGGATAGATCTGGATATCTTACCACAAGGTGCTGGAAAAGGACAAGCTCTAGCTTACCTGCACAAAAAATTCAAGAGCATTGGGAAACTACCAAATAGCACACTTGTTTGTGGTGACTCAGGAAATGATGCTGAGCTATTTAGCATTCCAGACGTATTTGGTGTCATG GTTAGCAATGCTCAAGAGGAATTGTTGCAATGGCATGCTGAAAATGCAAAGAACAACAGCAAGATTATTCATGCTTCAGAGAGGTGTGCAGCTGGCATTATACAAGCTATTGGCCATTTTAACCTTGGTCCCAATATTTCCCTTAGAGATGTCAAGGACTTCTTGGACTCTAAACTGGAAACTAAAAGCATTGGCTATGAAGTTGTGAAGTTTTACTTATTTTACGAGAAATGGAGGCGTGCAGAAGTTGAGGAATCTTGCTTGgatcatttgaaaaaatccTTT AATCCATCTGGTGTTTTCATTCATCCGTCTGGTCTCGAGCAATCTCTTGCAGACAGCTTGAGTTCAATACAAAAGCAATATGGAGATTCTCAAGGAAAACAGTACCGTGTTTGGGTTGATCGAGTACTGCCTACAAAGATCAGTCCGGACTCATGGCTCGTGAAGTTTGACAAGTGGGAATTATCTG GCAAGGAGCAACTATGCTGCAGGACAACTGTCATACTAAGTTCAAAG GATTCAAATGCTGCCGGTGAGTTTGTTTGGTTACATATCCATCAAACTTGGTTGGAGGGATCAAAATCAGAGCTTAGTTCAACTTGgctcttttag